A window of the Acidovorax sp. YS12 genome harbors these coding sequences:
- a CDS encoding oxygen-independent coproporphyrinogen III oxidase-like protein produces the protein MTSPRDIQHYMRPGLLQLASLPPLSLYVHLPWCLRKCPYCDFNSHEMKVGELPEQRYIGALVADLEAALPLVWGRTVHSIFIGGGTPSLFSPGGIDRLLSDIRARLRVEADCEITLEANPGTFEKERFRAFRAAGVTRLSIGVQSFDDGHLKALGRVHDRAQALAAVQEAAQAFETFNLDIMYALPGQTLAGLERDLETALAFAPPHLSVYHLTIEPNTWFAKHPPALPEGDDAYAMLDRITEMTAAAGLARYEVSAYARKGHQCVHNGNYWQFGDYLGIGAGAHSKLSFAHRVVRQVRYREPRLYMDNALAGRAVAQDEDVRRADLPFEYMLNALRLREGFALQDFCERTGLPVTAIARGLEEAERKGLVVRDMGHVRPTERGFDFLSDLQALFLAD, from the coding sequence ATGACCTCTCCCCGCGACATCCAGCACTACATGCGCCCCGGCCTGCTGCAGCTTGCCAGCCTGCCGCCGCTGTCGCTGTACGTGCACCTGCCCTGGTGCCTGCGCAAGTGTCCGTACTGCGACTTCAACTCGCACGAAATGAAGGTGGGCGAGCTGCCCGAGCAGCGCTACATCGGCGCGCTGGTGGCCGACCTCGAAGCCGCGCTGCCGCTGGTGTGGGGCCGCACCGTGCACAGCATCTTCATCGGCGGCGGCACGCCCAGCCTGTTCTCGCCCGGCGGCATCGACCGGCTGCTGTCCGACATCCGCGCGCGCCTGCGCGTCGAGGCCGACTGCGAGATCACGCTGGAGGCCAACCCCGGCACGTTCGAGAAGGAGCGCTTTCGCGCCTTCCGCGCCGCCGGGGTGACGCGCCTGTCGATCGGCGTGCAGAGCTTCGACGACGGGCACCTGAAAGCCCTGGGCCGCGTGCACGACCGCGCGCAGGCGCTGGCCGCCGTGCAGGAGGCGGCGCAGGCGTTCGAGACCTTCAACCTCGACATCATGTACGCGCTGCCGGGCCAGACCCTGGCCGGCCTGGAGCGCGACCTGGAGACGGCGCTGGCCTTCGCGCCGCCGCACCTGTCGGTCTACCACCTCACCATCGAGCCCAACACCTGGTTCGCCAAGCACCCGCCCGCGCTGCCCGAGGGCGACGACGCCTACGCCATGCTCGACCGCATCACCGAGATGACGGCCGCCGCGGGCCTGGCGCGCTACGAAGTCTCGGCCTACGCGCGCAAGGGCCACCAGTGCGTGCACAACGGCAACTACTGGCAGTTCGGCGACTACCTCGGCATCGGCGCCGGGGCGCACAGCAAGCTCAGCTTCGCGCACCGCGTCGTGCGCCAGGTGCGCTACCGCGAGCCGCGCCTGTACATGGACAACGCCCTGGCGGGCCGCGCCGTGGCGCAGGACGAAGACGTGCGCCGCGCCGACCTGCCGTTCGAGTACATGCTCAACGCCCTGCGCCTGCGCGAAGGCTTTGCGCTGCAGGACTTCTGCGAGCGCACGGGCCTGCCGGTGACGGCCATCGCGCGCGGCCTGGAAGAGGCAGAGCGCAAGGGCCTGGTCGTGCGCGACATGGGCCACGTGCGCCCCACGGAGCGCGGCTTCGACTTCCTGAGCGACCTGCAGGCGCTGTTCCTGGCCGATTAA
- a CDS encoding proteinase inhibitor I78: MRQPPAFLMLSTLAGLALLAGCSSPRPHASPVWQPQGGACSAGPAQTVVGQQATAPVMEQARQRSGALMARILRPGQAVTKEFDAERLNLEVDAQGRIVAARCG; the protein is encoded by the coding sequence ATGCGCCAGCCCCCCGCTTTCCTGATGCTTTCCACCCTGGCCGGCCTGGCCCTGCTGGCCGGCTGCAGCAGCCCGCGCCCGCACGCCTCGCCGGTCTGGCAGCCGCAAGGCGGCGCCTGCAGCGCGGGGCCGGCGCAAACGGTGGTGGGCCAGCAGGCCACGGCGCCGGTGATGGAGCAGGCGCGCCAGCGCTCGGGCGCGCTGATGGCGCGCATCCTGCGGCCGGGGCAGGCCGTGACCAAGGAGTTCGACGCCGAGCGGCTGAACCTGGAGGTCGATGCGCAGGGCCGCATCGTCGCCGCGCGCTGCGGCTGA